The following coding sequences are from one Salvia hispanica cultivar TCC Black 2014 chromosome 3, UniMelb_Shisp_WGS_1.0, whole genome shotgun sequence window:
- the LOC125214899 gene encoding U1 small nuclear ribonucleoprotein A-like, whose translation MEEAPPAPAPAPPPPPAASETAVNQTIYINNLNEKIKLDELKKSLHAVFSQFGKILEVLAFKTLKHKGQAWVVFDELSSASNALRQMQGFPFYDKPMRIQYAKSKSDVITKADGTFVPREKRKKSDDRGRKKKDQHDANQAAAGQNPAYAGAYGAAPPLSQIPFMGARAAPEGPAPPNNILFIQNLPHQTTSVMLQMLFSQCPGFKEVRMIEAKPGISFVEYENEMQATVAMQGLQGFKITDDHPMLVSYAKK comes from the exons ATGGAGGAGGCACCACCAGCCCCCGCTCCCGCTCCCCCTCCCCCTCCAGCCGCTTCGGAAACTGCTGTGAATCAGACGATCTACATTAACAATCTGAACGAGAAAATTAAGCTCGACG AATTGAAGAAATCGCTGCACGCGGTGTTTTCGCAGTTCGGGAAAATACTGGAGGTTTTGGCGTTCAAAACCCTAAAGCATAAGGGGCAAGCATGGGTTGTTTTTGACGAGCTCTCTTCCGCCTCCAATGCGCTTCGTCAAATGCAGGGGTTTCCGTTCTACGACAAGCCCATG CGTATACAATATGCGAAGTCAAAATCTGATGTCATAACAAAGGCAGACGGCACTTTTGTCCCtcgagaaaaaagaaagaagagtgATGACAGAG gaagaaagaagaaggatCAGCATGATGCGAACCAAGCAGCAGCGGGTCAAAATCCCGCATATGCTGGTGCTTATGGTGCAGCCCCTCCT TTATCCCAGATCCCATTTATGGGTGCTAGAGCTGCTCCAGAGGGTCCTGCCCCTCCAAATAACATCTTGTTCATTCAAAATCTTCCCCACCAAACAACTTCAGTGATGCTGCAAATGCTCTTCAGTCAGTGTCCCGGGTTTAAGGAAGTTAGGATGATCGAAGCTAAACCTGGAATTTCTTTCGTAGAATACGAAAATGAGATGCAGGCAACGGTTGCAATGCAGGGGCTTCAGGGATTTAAAATAACTGATGACCATCCTATGTTGGTTAGCTATGCAAAGAAATAG
- the LOC125210606 gene encoding poly [ADP-ribose] polymerase 2 isoform X2 has product MTVKQLREEASARGISAAGTKHKLLERLSAADSKNASVDEENKEENVDSNGPQDANVIDELQKMNIKQLREEAAKRGISASGTKKELLDRLCTHNDNVERDNDLVKEEAKEEKIVTTVKKGSAVMDKCLPDNIKAQYHVLQVGDEIYDAMLNQTNLGQNNNKFFVIQVLESDDSGRFMVYFRWGRVGVKGQTKLNGPYTSRQSAITEFEKKFYDKTRNCWCDRINFVSHPRSYTWLEMDYSESRNEPPAQTEKAPIRTLRPEESKVEPRIAKFISLICNMSMMQQQMMEIGYNAEKLPLGKLSEATISKGYGVLKRIADVIGQADRKSLEQLSGEFYTVIPHDFGFKKTSLFIIDTPQKLKMKLQMVEALGEIEVAMKLIEDGTDMEDPLYSQYKRLHCELLPLEVHSEEHSMIERYTKNTHAKTHSSYDVNIIQIFKVSREGESKQFEKFTSTKNRMLLWHGSRLTNWMGILSQGLRIAPPEAPSTGYMFGKGVYFADMFSKSANYCCSSKAASTGVLLLCEVALGDMAELQWANFNADQLPPGKLSTKGVGSTAPDISEARTLEDGVIVPMGKPKEQSGSKGSLLYNEYIVYNVEQIRMRYLVQVNFNFK; this is encoded by the exons ATGACTGTGAAGCAGCTACGTGAAGAGGCCTCAGCTCGAGGAATTTCGGCTGCTGGAACTAAGCACAAGTTGCTGGAGAGGCTTTCTGCTGCCGACAGCAAGAATGCAAGTG TGGATGAGGAAAACAAGGAGGAGAATGTGGACTCAAATGGACCACAAGATGCCAACGTCATTGATGAGctgcaaaaaatgaatataaaacaGCTTCGAGAGGAGGCTGCCAAAAGAGGAATTTCTGCTAGTGGCACGAAGAAAGAGCTTCTAGACAGGCTTTGCACTCACAATGACAATGTGGAACGTGACAATGATCTAG TGAAAGAGGAAGCCAAGGAGGAGAAAATTGTCACAACTGTGAAGAAAGGTTCTGCTGTTATGGACAAATGCTTGCCTGACAATATTAAGGCTCAGTATCATGTCCTTCAAGTA ggtgatgaaatttatgatgCCATGTTGAATCAGACAAATCTTGGGcagaataataataaattctttGTCATCCAAGTTCTAG AATCGGATGACAGTGGCAGATTCATGGTATATTTCAGATGGGGAAGAGTAGGGGTGAAAGGTCAAACCAAGTTGAATGGGCCCTACACCTCACGGCAATCCGCTATCACTGAGTTTGAGAAAAAATTCTATGACAAGACGCGTAATTGTTGGTGTGATAGGATAAATTTTGTTAGTCATCCACGCAGCTATACTTGGTTGGAAATGGACTACAGTGAATCAAGAAATGAACCACCA GCTCAAACAGAAAAAGCACCTATAAGGACGCTGAGGCCTGAAGAATCAAAGGTGGAACCTCGAATTGCCAAGTTCATCTCACTTATTTGCAATATGAGCATGATGCAGCAACAAATGATGGAGATAG GTTACAATGCTGAAAAACTACCATTGGGAAAATTGAGCGAGGCAACCATTTCAAAG GGTTATGGTGTTCTGAAAAGGATTGCTGATGTGATTGGTCAGGCTGATAGGAAGTCACTTGAGCAATTGAGCGG GGAATTCTATACTGTAATTCCTCATGACTTTGGTTTCAAAAAAACAA GTCTGTTCATCATTGATACCCCTCAAAAGCTAAAGATGAAATTACAAATG GTTGAAGCACTTGGTGAAATTGAGGTTGCAATGAAGTTAATTGAGGATGGTACTGATATGGAG GACCCTCTGTATTCTCAGTATAAGCGGCTCCATTGTGAACTCTTGCCCCTTGAAGTTCACTCCGAGGAGCATTCCATG ATTGAGAGATACACAAAGAACACTCATGCAAAGACACATTCAAGTTATGATGtcaatatcattcaaatatttaagGTGTCAAGAGAGGGCGAATCCAAACAATTTGAAAAG TTTACATCGACAAAAAACAGAATGCTTCTGTGGCATGGATCACGTCTCACAAACTGGATGGGGATTTTGTCACAag GTTTGCGCATTGCTCCACCAGAAGCGCCGTCCACTGGTTACATGTTTGGAAAAGGCGTCTACTTTGCAGACATGTTCTCAAAAAGTGCTAATTACTGCTGTTCAAGTAAAGCTGCTTCTACTGGCGTGCTGCTTCTGTGCGAG GTTGCATTAGGCGACATGGCTGAGCTGCAATGGGCTAACTTTAATGCTGACCAGTTGCCACCTGGAAAACTTAG cACAAAAGGAGTTGGCTCGACTGCCCCAGATATTTCAGAGGCACGGACACTTGAAGATGGTGTTATCGTTCCTATGGGAAAACCAAAAGAGCAATCGGGCTCCAAG GGCAGTTTGCTGTATAATGAATATATAGTATACAATGTGGAGCAAATTAGGATGCGTTATCTTGTGCAGGTGAACTTCAACTTCAAGTGA
- the LOC125216411 gene encoding bifunctional dethiobiotin synthetase/7,8-diamino-pelargonic acid aminotransferase, mitochondrial produces the protein MAPYIAIVAATLRRTSFKHSHFRRRCLHSAIDYPLSHPIYTIWASNTSLGKTLVSAGLSISFLSPSSSPPFPKRRFIYLKPIQTGFPHDSDSAFLYRKFCQFYASKSLPFSVFASNSVFRASMPAANEVLGNGSVDDGGEVGCGLKNLHWYEERKLQGTECNGVEQFPVSEAVCKTLYAWKEAVSPHLAAEREGAMVSDSEVLDLLRRCLENDTVGTTEEVEVMTVIETAGGVASPGPSGSLQCDLYRPFRLPGILVGDGRLGGISGTISAYESLTLRGYDIAAVVFEDHGLMNEVPLLSYFRNRVPVLVLPSIPKDMSDDLISWFDKSQTVFTSLKEIMLSTFLERTKRLHEMPKKSCDAFWWPFTQHKLVSEEKVTVIDSRCGENFAVLKSSDMISEQFDACASWWTQGPDANLQIELAKDMGYTAARYGHVMFPENVYEPALKLAELLLEGVGKGWASRVYYSDNGSTAVEIALKMAFRKFLSNHEMLPENVSSDDGNYRDLKVLALRGSYHGDTLGAMEAQAPSSYTGFLQQPWYTGRGLFLDPPTVALYSGTWKVSLPQKMQSVISGRESLSFSSRDEIFKRSRDGSGLASLYTSSILQELELLSDSSALSHIGALIVEPVVQGAGGMQMIDPLYQRTLVMECKRRKIPVIFDEVFTGFWRLGRETAAEMLYCEPDISCFAKLMTGGIIPLAATLASEDTFEAFTGDSKLKALLHGHSYSAHAMGCAAAVKSIQWFKDCNTNINLIPESRLLQEVWDAELVVRISLLPAVHRVVSLGTLCAIEIQAEGSNAGYASTYASSLLQMLRADGIYMRPLGNVAYLMCGPCTPRDTCRHLLDKVYSRIHEFGQQKEDHQASAA, from the exons ATGGCACCCTACATAGCCATCGTCGCCGCTACACTCCGCCGCACTTCATTCAAACACTCCCATTtccgccgccgctgcctccACTCCGCAATAGACTATCCTCTCTCTCACCCAATTTACACAATTTGGGCTTCCAACACCTCCCTCGGCAAAACCCTCGTCTCCGCCGGTCTTTCCATCTCCTTCCTCTCCCCCTCCTCCTCACCGCCATTTCCCAAGCGGCGATTCATCTATCTCAAGCCAATTCAGACCGGCTTTCCTCATGATTCCGACTCAGCCTTCCTCTACAGAAAATTCTGCCAATTTTACGCTTCCAAATCACTCCCGTTTTCGGTTTTCGCTTCCAATTCCGTTTTCAGGGCCTCCATGCCAGCCGCGAATGAAGTTCTAGGGAACGGTTCCGTGGATGATGGTGGTGAGGTTGGTTGTGGATTGAAGAATTTGCATTGGTATGAGGAGAGGAAATTGCAGGGGACTGAGTGCAATGGAGTAGAGCAGTTTCCAGTGTCGGAGGCCGTTTGTAAGACGCTCTATGCCTGGAAAGAGGCGGTTTCGCCTCATTTAGCTGCGGAGAGGGAAGGCGCAATGGTGTCTGATTCTGAggttttggatttgttgagaAGATGCTTAGAGAATGATACTGTGGGAACTACAGAAGAGGTTGAAGTTATGACTGTGATTGAGACTGCTGGTGGCGTGGCCAGTCCTGGACCGTCTGGATCTCTTCAGTGTGACCTATATCG CCCTTTCCGCCTCCCCGGCATTCTAGTTGGGGATGGACGATTAGGTGGTATTTCAGGAACTATATCTGCTTACGAAAGTCTAACACTTCGAGGATATGACATTGCTGCCGTTGTTTTTGAAGATCATGGCCTCATGAATGAGGTTCCATTATTATCATATTTCCGAAACCG GGTGCCCGTACTAGTGCTTCCATCTATTCCAAAAGACATGTCAGATGACCTGATCTCCTGGTTCGACAAATCTCAGACAGTCTTCACTTCTCTCAAGGAGATAATGCTCTCAACTTTTCTGGAAAGGACCAAGAGATTGCATGAAATGCCAAAGAAATCATGTGATGCCTTCTGGTGGCCATTCACCCAGCACAAGCTTGTATCTGAGGAAAAAGTTACTGTCATAGATTCACGCTGTGGAGAGAACTTTGCTGTTCTCAAG AGTTCTGATATGATTTCTGAACAATTTGATGCTTGTGCAAGTTGGTGGACACAGGGTCCTGATGCTAACTTGCAG ATTGAACTTGCTAAAGATATGGGCTACACTGCTGCAAGGTATGGGCATGTAATGTTTCCAGAGAATGTATATGAGCCAGCCCTCAAATTAGCTGAGCTTTTGCTTGAAGGCGTAGGAAAAG GATGGGCATCTCGAGTGTACTACTCTGACAATGGGTCTACAGCAGTAGAAATTGCTCTCAAAATGGCATTTCGCAAGTTCTTGTCCAATCATGAAATGCTCCCGGAAAATGTGAGCTCTGATGATGGAAATTACAGGGATCTCAAG GTTTTAGCTCTTAGAGGATCGTATCATGGTGATACTTTAGGTGCTATGGAAGCCCAGGCACCTTCTTCGTATACTGGTTTTCTCCAGCAACCCTG GTATACTGGAAGGGGTCTCTTTCTAGATCCACCAACAGTTGCTCTGTATAGTGGCACATGGAAAGTTTCCCTCCCTCAGAAGATGCAGTCAGTGATATCCGGTCGTGAAAGCCTGT CTTTCAGTTCACGTGATGAAATTTTCAAGAGAAGCCGAGATGGTTCAGGTCTTGCAAGCCTTTACACTTCCTCCATATTACAAGAGTTGGAATTGCTCTCAGATAGTAGCGCGCTTTCCCACATTGGAGCATTGATAGTTGAACCAG TTGTACAGGGTGCCGGTGGGATGCAAATGATTGATCCATTGTATCAGCGCACACTTGTTATGGAATGCAAACGTCGAAAAATTCCAGTGATATTTGATGAGGTCTTCACAGGATTCTGGCGCCTTGGAAGAGAG ACTGCAGCTGAAATGCTCTATTGCGAGCCGGACATTTCCTGTTTTGCAAAGCTGATGACCGGTGGCATCATACCCTTGGCTGCTACATTAGCTTCTGAGGATACCTTTGAAGCATTTACTGGAGATTCTAAG cTCAAGGCACTTCTGCATGGGCATTCATATTCTGCACATGCCATGGGGTGTGCGGCTGCAGTTAAATCTATCCAATGGTTTAAGGACTGTAACACGAACATTAATCTGATACCCGAGTCAAGATTGCTTCAGGAG GTGTGGGATGCGGAACTAGTGGTGCGTATCTCATTGCTTCCGGCTGTTCATAGAGTGGTATCGCTGGGGACGCTCTGCGCCATTGAAATTCAAGCCGAAGGCTCCAATGCTGG GTATGCTTCAACGTATGCATCTTCGCTCCTGCAGATGCTCCGAGCAGACGGCATATACATGCGGCCACTGGGTAATGTTGCCTACCTTATGTGCGGCCCTTGTACGCCTCGGGACACGTGCCGCCACCTCCTTGACAAAGTATACTCTAGAATTCACGAGTTCGGCCAACAAAAAGAAGATCATCAGGCCTCTGCAGCGTGA
- the LOC125215730 gene encoding gamma-tubulin complex component 4, translating to MLHELLLALLGYTGDLIIDERERRESLCINLSPTAPLADEPTFKLAPDLSFIEPSDRQVIERVITLGFYYRELERFAANCRNLSWIRSSNESPLSRATESLKGKNLKPSVYRRALANGIVEVLSIYRSAVLQIEQKLLSDSLPILATVTQGLNKFFVLLPPLYELILEIEHDNISGGRLLNLLHKRCHCGVPELQTCIQRLLWHGHQVMYNQLISWMVYGILHDQYGEFFISRQEDVDSEHNLPADTIEKLARLSTNDVTDWHIGFHISLDMLPEYIPMHIAESILFAGKAIRVLQNPSPIVQSQGQHIQKGSQRIQGSIGRLHLLKDSSLQTILAGVELVPQSEADKIEAMLQNLKESSEFHKRSFETAVDSIKAIAANHLWQLVVVRADLNGHLKALKDYFLLAKGDFFQSFLEESRVLMRLPPRQSTAEADLMVPFQLAALKTIAEEDKYFSRVSLRVPGITLKSSHIELPKAKPYFDGDSSIPSDASAEMSIDGWDGIALEYSVDWPLQLFFTQEVLSKYLRIFQYLLRLKRTQMELEKSWASAMHQDHCDFAKHHAGGKTNSISQQKRQRFRPMWRVREHMAFLIRNLQFYIQVDVIESQWNVLQAHIQNSRDFTELVGFHQEYLSALISQSFLDIGSVSRILDGIMKLCVQFCWKIENQENKESPAELEHIAEEFSKKSNSLYTILRSSRIAGSQRAPFLRRFLLRLNFNSFFETTARGVLNVVRPRPSLASGMI from the exons ATGCTTCACGAATTGCTACTGGCACTCTTAGGTTACACTGGGGATCTCATAAtcgatgagagagagaggcgggAATCACTCTGCATTAACTTATCTCCCACGGCGCCTCTCGCCGACGAGCCCACCTTCAAGCTCGCTCCCGATCTTTCGTTCATTGAACCCAGCGATAG ACAGGTAATTGAGAGGGTAATTACCTTAGGTTTCTACTACAGGGAGCTAGAACGCTTTGCTGCTAATTGTCGAAATTTGAGTTGGATCAGATCTTCAAATGAGTCTCCTTTGTCAAGAGCAACAGAGAGTTTAAAAGGGAAGAATTTGAAGCCTAGTGTATATAGGAGGGCATTAGCTAATGGAATCGTTGAGGTGTTGTCCATTTATAGGTCTGCTGTTTTACAAATTGAGCAGAAATTATTGTCAGATTCGCTGCCCATCTTGGCAACTGTGACGCAAGGACTGAATAAG ttttttgttttgctaCCACCTCTTTACGAGCTCATTTTGGAGATTGAGCATGATAATATTAGTGGAGGGAGACTTCTGAACCTCTTACATAAACGATGCCATTGTGGGGTTCCTGAGCTGCAAACATGCATTCAGCG GCTTCTGTGGCATGGGCATCAGGTAATGTACAATCAACTTATATCATGGATGGTTTATGGGATCCTTCATGACCAGTATGGAGAATTTTTCATCAGTAG GCAAGAGGATGTGGATTCTGAACACAACTTGCCAGCAGATACAATTGAGAAATTGGCTCGCTTGTCAACTAACGATGTAACTGATTGGCATATAGGCTTTCATATATCTCTG GACATGCTTCCTGAGTACATCCCAATGCACATTGCTGAATCTATACTGTTTGCTGGAAAAGCCATCAGAGTTCTACAAAATCCAAGTCCAATTGTCCAATCCCAGGGCCAGCACATACAAAAAGGATCACAAAGGATTCAAGGATCGATAGGAAGGCTTCATCTACTGAAGGATTCCTCTCTCCAAACTATATTGGCCGGAGTCGAGTTAGTTCCACAATCTGAGGCTGACAAAATCGAGGCCATGCTTCAAAATTTGAAG GAGTCATCTGAGTTCCATAAGAGATCATTTGAGACTGCGGTCGACTCAATTAAAGCAATTGCAGCAAATCATCTTTGGCAG CTTGTTGTTGTGCGTGCTGACCTTAATGGCCACTTGAAAGCTCTCAAAGATTATTTCCTTTTAGCAAAAGGGGATTTTTTCCAG AGTTTTCTTGAGGAGAGTCGGGTGCTGATGCGCTTACCACCTCGTCAATCAACTGCTGAAGCTGATCTCATGGTTCCTTTTCAACTG GCTGCATTAAAGACTATTGCAGAAGAGGACAAATATTTCTCTAGAGTGTCTTTACG AGTGCCAGGAATCACATTGAAATCCTCTCATATTGAGTTGCCAAAAGCAAAACCATATTTTGATGGAGACTCAAGTATCCCGTCAGATGCTTCTGCAGAGATGTCAATTGATGGCTGGGATGGCATTGCCCTTGAATACTCAGTTGACTGGCCTTTACAGTTGTTCTTCACTCAGGAAGTGCTTTCAAA GTATCTTAGGATCTTTCAGTACTTGCTCCGTCTAAAGCGAACCCAGATGGAATTGGAGAAGTCGTGGGCTTCTGCAATGCATCAAGATCATTGTGATTTTGCCAAACATCATGCTGGAGGTAAAACCAATTCTATATCCCAACAGAAGCGGCAGCGCTTTAGACCAATGTGGCGTGTCAGAGAACATATGGCCTTCCTGATCAGAAATCTTCAGTTTTACATACAG GTGGATGTAATAGAGTCTCAGTGGAACGTCCTGCaagctcatatccaaaattCTCGTGATTTTACAGAACTGGTGGGCTTCCACCAAGA GTATTTATCTGCCCTAATTTCACAGTCTTTCTTGGACATTGGTTCTGTGTCTCGTATTCTGGATGGCATAATGAAACTGTGCGTCCAGTTTTGCTGGAAGATTGAAAACCAAGAGAATAAAGAAAGCCCTGCTGAACTGGAACACATAGCTGAG GAATTTAGTAAGAAGTCAAATTCATTGTACACTATACTCCGTAGTAGCAGGATAGCTGGGAGTCAGCGAGCACCATTTCTTAGGCGCTTTCTTTTGCGACTCAACTTCAATTCCTTCTTTGAG ACTACTGCTAGAGGGGTACTGAACGTTGTAAGACCTCGTCCATCACTTGCATCAGGAATGATTTAG
- the LOC125210606 gene encoding poly [ADP-ribose] polymerase 2 isoform X1, producing the protein MATKDLTVDELRDELAKRGLSTAGVKSTLARRLEAAIRDERDKPEDAKSRKRQRDGEANDADSEAPGKRKAIDELLSMTVKQLREEASNRGVSAAGTKQVLLERLSAADDKNASGDSQVDEESEEENVDFSAPQKGKYIDELRSMTVKQLREEASTRGISAAGTKQELLERLSASDDKNASDNDQMEEDNGEDNVDSSAPPKVKVIDDLHSMTVKQLREEASARGISAAGTKHKLLERLSAADSKNASVDEENKEENVDSNGPQDANVIDELQKMNIKQLREEAAKRGISASGTKKELLDRLCTHNDNVERDNDLVKEEAKEEKIVTTVKKGSAVMDKCLPDNIKAQYHVLQVGDEIYDAMLNQTNLGQNNNKFFVIQVLESDDSGRFMVYFRWGRVGVKGQTKLNGPYTSRQSAITEFEKKFYDKTRNCWCDRINFVSHPRSYTWLEMDYSESRNEPPAQTEKAPIRTLRPEESKVEPRIAKFISLICNMSMMQQQMMEIGYNAEKLPLGKLSEATISKGYGVLKRIADVIGQADRKSLEQLSGEFYTVIPHDFGFKKTSLFIIDTPQKLKMKLQMVEALGEIEVAMKLIEDGTDMEDPLYSQYKRLHCELLPLEVHSEEHSMIERYTKNTHAKTHSSYDVNIIQIFKVSREGESKQFEKFTSTKNRMLLWHGSRLTNWMGILSQGLRIAPPEAPSTGYMFGKGVYFADMFSKSANYCCSSKAASTGVLLLCEVALGDMAELQWANFNADQLPPGKLSTKGVGSTAPDISEARTLEDGVIVPMGKPKEQSGSKGSLLYNEYIVYNVEQIRMRYLVQVNFNFK; encoded by the exons ATGGCAACCAAGGATCTCACAGTGGACGAACTCCGCGACGAGCTGGCCAAGCGCGGCCTTAGCACTGCTGGAGTAAAATCTACGCTG GCTCGGAGACTCGAAGCTGCAATTAGAGACGAGAGAGATAAACCGGAGGACGCAAAAAGTCGGAAAAGGCAGAGGGATGGTGAAGCCAATGATGCTGATTCGGAAGCGCCGGGGAAGCGGAAGGCCATTGATGAGCTGCTTAGTATGACTGTCAAGCAGCTTCGCGAAGAGGCCTCGAATCGAGGAGTTTCTGCTGCTGGAACTAAGCAAGTGCTGCTCGAGAGGCTTTCTGCCGCTGACGACAAAAATGCAAGTGGTGATTCTCAAG TGGATGAGGAAAGCGAGGAAGAGAATGTGGACTTCAGTGCACCACAGAAGGGCAAGTACATTGATGAGCTACGTAGCATGACTGTAAAGCAACTTCGAGAAGAGGCCTCAACTCGAGGAATTTCTGCTGCTGGAACTAAGCAAGAGCTGCTGGAGAGGCTTTCTGCCTCTGATGACAAGAATGCAAGTGACAATGATCAGA TGGAGGAGGACAATGGGGAGGATAATGTGGACTCCAGTGCACCACCAAAAGTGAAGGTCATTGATGACCTGCATAGCATGACTGTGAAGCAGCTACGTGAAGAGGCCTCAGCTCGAGGAATTTCGGCTGCTGGAACTAAGCACAAGTTGCTGGAGAGGCTTTCTGCTGCCGACAGCAAGAATGCAAGTG TGGATGAGGAAAACAAGGAGGAGAATGTGGACTCAAATGGACCACAAGATGCCAACGTCATTGATGAGctgcaaaaaatgaatataaaacaGCTTCGAGAGGAGGCTGCCAAAAGAGGAATTTCTGCTAGTGGCACGAAGAAAGAGCTTCTAGACAGGCTTTGCACTCACAATGACAATGTGGAACGTGACAATGATCTAG TGAAAGAGGAAGCCAAGGAGGAGAAAATTGTCACAACTGTGAAGAAAGGTTCTGCTGTTATGGACAAATGCTTGCCTGACAATATTAAGGCTCAGTATCATGTCCTTCAAGTA ggtgatgaaatttatgatgCCATGTTGAATCAGACAAATCTTGGGcagaataataataaattctttGTCATCCAAGTTCTAG AATCGGATGACAGTGGCAGATTCATGGTATATTTCAGATGGGGAAGAGTAGGGGTGAAAGGTCAAACCAAGTTGAATGGGCCCTACACCTCACGGCAATCCGCTATCACTGAGTTTGAGAAAAAATTCTATGACAAGACGCGTAATTGTTGGTGTGATAGGATAAATTTTGTTAGTCATCCACGCAGCTATACTTGGTTGGAAATGGACTACAGTGAATCAAGAAATGAACCACCA GCTCAAACAGAAAAAGCACCTATAAGGACGCTGAGGCCTGAAGAATCAAAGGTGGAACCTCGAATTGCCAAGTTCATCTCACTTATTTGCAATATGAGCATGATGCAGCAACAAATGATGGAGATAG GTTACAATGCTGAAAAACTACCATTGGGAAAATTGAGCGAGGCAACCATTTCAAAG GGTTATGGTGTTCTGAAAAGGATTGCTGATGTGATTGGTCAGGCTGATAGGAAGTCACTTGAGCAATTGAGCGG GGAATTCTATACTGTAATTCCTCATGACTTTGGTTTCAAAAAAACAA GTCTGTTCATCATTGATACCCCTCAAAAGCTAAAGATGAAATTACAAATG GTTGAAGCACTTGGTGAAATTGAGGTTGCAATGAAGTTAATTGAGGATGGTACTGATATGGAG GACCCTCTGTATTCTCAGTATAAGCGGCTCCATTGTGAACTCTTGCCCCTTGAAGTTCACTCCGAGGAGCATTCCATG ATTGAGAGATACACAAAGAACACTCATGCAAAGACACATTCAAGTTATGATGtcaatatcattcaaatatttaagGTGTCAAGAGAGGGCGAATCCAAACAATTTGAAAAG TTTACATCGACAAAAAACAGAATGCTTCTGTGGCATGGATCACGTCTCACAAACTGGATGGGGATTTTGTCACAag GTTTGCGCATTGCTCCACCAGAAGCGCCGTCCACTGGTTACATGTTTGGAAAAGGCGTCTACTTTGCAGACATGTTCTCAAAAAGTGCTAATTACTGCTGTTCAAGTAAAGCTGCTTCTACTGGCGTGCTGCTTCTGTGCGAG GTTGCATTAGGCGACATGGCTGAGCTGCAATGGGCTAACTTTAATGCTGACCAGTTGCCACCTGGAAAACTTAG cACAAAAGGAGTTGGCTCGACTGCCCCAGATATTTCAGAGGCACGGACACTTGAAGATGGTGTTATCGTTCCTATGGGAAAACCAAAAGAGCAATCGGGCTCCAAG GGCAGTTTGCTGTATAATGAATATATAGTATACAATGTGGAGCAAATTAGGATGCGTTATCTTGTGCAGGTGAACTTCAACTTCAAGTGA
- the LOC125214900 gene encoding mediator of RNA polymerase II transcription subunit 28: MAERPPFEPQHGTDPQLQSTPPPKEDMISHVMALEAALLPCLPARELQAIDRSPHPSHQIDVERHARDFMEAAKKLQLYFIGLQREDRPTRAETLQKEIAMMEEEVKVMNEVIKKQEKMIDGWTTELKEQLHKHNVELERV, translated from the exons ATGGCTGAAAGACCGCCATTCGAACCTCAGCACGGGACTGATCCACAATTGCAGTCTACTCCTCCTCCAAAGGAAGACATGATCTCCCATGTGATGGCCTTGGAGGCTGCTCTGTTACCTTGCTTGCCTGCTAGAGAACTTCAAGCAATCGACCGTTCTCCCCATCCTTCTCACCAGA TTGATGTTGAGAGGCACGCTAGAGATTTCATGGAGGCAGCCAAAAAGCTTCAGCTCTATTTCATTGGTTTGCAACGAGAGGATCGACCTACCAGAGCAGAAACCCTTCAGAAG GAGATTGCTATGATGGAAGAAGAGGTGAAGGTAATGAATGAGGTTATCAAGAAGcaagaaaaaatgattgatgGATGGACGACTGAGTTGAAAGAACAACTACATAAACACAACGTTGAGTTAGAAAGAGTATAA